From Plasmodium brasilianum strain Bolivian I chromosome Unknown PB_00_03, whole genome shotgun sequence, a single genomic window includes:
- a CDS encoding uncharacterized protein (Plasmodium exported protein): protein MISFILVKNIIFIFFVWIYYYFCDAHNFGQILGMKTIQNISLYSRTYRLLSKFNNEKIKVLLERNFPRNGYNDMKKKKKNCQLKNYGNNTGAEYDGKSRTKNKCNSGFEEKKLLRKGIYILCKPFVEIDKIFEKLIYKGFIAIYEYRKCTDSIQKKNFKFSACKSAVLTFALPSIIFFTVLSLLLLVCPPLGNLVLGKNSQSFQQFMTKSGMQAFLLSLFIISITMVIYILVKFINYVIEVGGDEIKN, encoded by the exons atgatatcttttattttagttaaaaatattatatttatattttttgtttggatatattattatttctgtGATGcg CATAACTTTGGTCAAATTTTAGGTATGAAAactattcaaaatatatcattatattcAAGAACATATAGATTATTATCAAAATTtaacaatgaaaaaataaaggtttTATTAGAACGTAACTTCCCTAGAAATGGATATAAcgatatgaaaaaaaaaaaaaaaaattgtcaattaaaaaattatggtaATAATACTGGAGCGGAATACGATGGAAAGAGCAgaactaaaaataaatgtaattcaGGATTTGAGGAAAAAAAGTTACTGAGGAagggaatatatatattatgtaaaccATTTGTagaaatagataaaatatttgaaaaattaatttataaaggATTTATTgcaatatatgaatataggAAATGTACAGATTctatccaaaaaaaaaattttaaattttcagcGTGTAAAAGTGCTGTTTTAACTTTTGCTCTACcatcaataattttttttacagtaCTTTCATTACTTTTGTTAGTTTGTCCTCCACTAGGTAATCTAGTGTTGGGGAAAAATAGTCAATCTTTTCAACAATTTATGACAAAATCTGGAATGCAAGCTTTTTTATTGTcgttatttataataagtaTCACCATGGTAATTTATATACtggtaaaatttataaattatgtaatagAAGTAGGGGgagatgaaataaaaaactag